From a single Ciconia boyciana chromosome 4, ASM3463844v1, whole genome shotgun sequence genomic region:
- the LOC140651280 gene encoding actin-like protein 7A translates to MAAVDASHLKPIRDSHVPATKGSLKAMKETKAVVVDIGTGYFKCGFAGDPWPSCIVSSTVGKPIRETGSNQKETFVGRELQNSSVPLTLINPIRHGTVVDWNCVQDTLECIFQTEMKIQPEDHAVLVSVPPLCSITDKERYAEMMFEGLHVPAVHIAYQSHLSMYSYGKTSALVVESGHGVSHVVPIYEGYVIRSITGRADYAGLDITRYLMKLLNESGNVFAEHQLNIVQDIKEKCCYASLDLTQDLSLPVQKQQMDYELPDGHLISVGKERFLCAEALFRPALLGSQQPGLLQLTLTCLKKCDADVNKKMVGNILLCGGSTMMEGFADRFQKELARMCPNDILITAASPQRKSSVWIGGSILASLHSFQELWVYRSEYEECGPSCIFKKCF, encoded by the coding sequence ATGGCTGCAGTGGACGCAAGCCATTTGAAGCCTATAAGGGACAGCCACGTACCTGCGACCAAGGGTAGCCTCAAGGCCATGAAAGAAACTAAAGCAGTAGTCGTAGACATTGGCACAGGTTACTTCAAGTGTGGCTTTGCAGGGGACCCATGGCCTTCCTGCATTGTTTCATCTACAGTTGGTAAGCCCATACGGGAGACTGGGAGCAATCAAAAAGAAACCTTTGTTGGAAGAGAGCTTCAGAATAGCAGTGTACCCTTAACGCTCATCAACCCAATAAGACATGGCACAGTGGTGGACTGGAACTGTGTGCAAGATACTTTGGAGTGTATTTTCCAGACAGAGATGAAGATTCAGCCAGAGGACCACGCTGTTCTGGTGTCAGTGCCTCCCCTGTGTTCCATCACTGACAAGGAGAGATATGCTGAGATGATGTTTGAAGGACTTCATGTGCCTGCTGTCCACATTGCCTACCAGTCCCATTTATCCATGTACTCTTATGGAAAAACCTCAGCTCTTGTGGTGGAAAGTGGCCATGGTGTTTCGCATGTGGTTCCCATCTATGAAGGTTATGTTATACGTAGCATCACTGGGAGAGCAGATTATGCTGGCTTGGACATCACACGTTATCTCATGAAGTTACTAAATGAGTCTGGAAATGTGTTTGCAGAACACCAGCTAAACATCGTACAAGATATCAAAGAGAAGTGTTGTTACGCTTCTCTGGACCTTACACAGGACTTGAGTTTGCCTGTTCAGAAGCAACAAATGGATTATGAGCTTCCAGATGGACACCTCATCTCTGTAGGCAAGGAGAGATTCCTTTGTGCTGAAGCGCTCTTCAGACCAGCCTTACTTGGCTCACAGCAGCCAGGGCTTTTGCAGCTGACGCTCACCTGTCTCAAGAAGTGTGATGCTgatgtaaacaaaaaaatggtgGGGAATATCCTGCTGTGCGGGGGTAGCACTATGATGGAGGGCTTTGCTGACCGCTTCCAGAAGGAACTGGCCAGGATGTGCCCCAATGACATCCTCATCACAGCTGCGTCCCCTCAAAGAAAGTCTTCTGTCTGGATTGGTGGATCTATTCTGGCCTCACTCCACTCTTTCCAGGAGCTCTGGGTTTACAGGAGTGAATATGAAGAATGTGGTCCTTCCTGCATTTTTAAGAAGTGCTTCTGA